One window from the genome of Pseudalkalibacillus hwajinpoensis encodes:
- a CDS encoding sigma-70 family RNA polymerase sigma factor, whose protein sequence is MGNKEPTEYLDLTNKEAVLEMIMDEYGESVVWLAFSYLKDKEKAEDVAQEVFIACYTKLDTFNMEASLKSWVLTITANKCKDVLKSWSYRNIVFAQSLLNTFKHSSSEPDMVLIGSEENKELATNVLKLPAKYREVIFLHYFEDLKVQEISDLLSIKENSVKTRLRRARMLLKEMY, encoded by the coding sequence TTGGGGAACAAAGAACCAACAGAATATCTTGACCTTACCAATAAGGAAGCCGTCCTTGAAATGATAATGGATGAATACGGTGAAAGTGTTGTTTGGCTTGCTTTCAGTTATTTAAAAGACAAAGAAAAAGCGGAAGATGTTGCACAAGAAGTCTTTATTGCCTGTTATACAAAATTAGATACCTTTAATATGGAAGCCTCACTTAAATCCTGGGTATTAACTATAACTGCGAATAAATGTAAAGACGTACTCAAAAGCTGGTCTTATCGAAATATTGTGTTTGCCCAATCCTTATTAAATACGTTTAAACATAGCAGCTCTGAACCTGACATGGTCTTAATTGGGTCAGAAGAAAATAAAGAGCTTGCTACAAATGTCCTTAAACTTCCAGCCAAGTATCGAGAAGTCATCTTTCTTCATTACTTTGAGGATTTAAAGGTTCAAGAAATCAGTGATTTGTTATCAATTAAAGAAAACTCGGTTAAAACAAGATTGCGGCGTGCCAGGATGCTACTTAAAGAAATGTACTAA
- a CDS encoding YtxH domain-containing protein yields the protein MKDSKSNHEVKVEREPAPEGYSSSTREVIRIDRTDPVKSESQFKGPAIAAIAGSVVGAAAGVLLAPKAGKELRNDISDSVTKAKDKSVEVSGNMKNKSSAFAQSVKTKSNDIVDKVKNRKGEKEIPAAEEEALVSGYSIKRAAELDESEVPMSTVVNRDIEKIIVETEGAETFDDVIERDVERTLERDPDNPETLDEAAEMELKRTYRKRK from the coding sequence ATGAAAGATTCAAAATCAAACCATGAGGTGAAGGTTGAACGTGAGCCAGCACCAGAAGGATATTCATCCTCAACTAGAGAAGTGATTCGTATTGATCGAACAGATCCAGTGAAGTCAGAAAGTCAGTTTAAAGGTCCGGCAATAGCGGCAATAGCAGGTAGTGTGGTAGGAGCAGCAGCTGGTGTCCTGCTTGCACCAAAGGCTGGAAAAGAGCTTAGAAATGATATTAGTGATAGTGTGACAAAGGCAAAAGATAAAAGTGTAGAAGTATCAGGTAACATGAAAAATAAATCGAGCGCTTTTGCTCAATCCGTCAAAACTAAATCAAATGACATTGTGGACAAAGTGAAGAATCGCAAAGGTGAGAAGGAAATTCCTGCTGCAGAGGAAGAAGCATTAGTAAGCGGATATTCAATCAAGCGAGCAGCAGAGTTAGACGAGTCGGAAGTTCCGATGTCTACAGTCGTTAATCGCGATATCGAAAAGATAATCGTCGAAACAGAAGGTGCTGAAACGTTTGATGATGTGATTGAACGTGATGTAGAAAGAACTCTTGAAAGAGATCCGGACAATCCCGAAACGTTAGACGAAGCAGCTGAAATGGAACTGAAGAGAACTTATCGCAAGCGTAAATAA
- a CDS encoding DUF418 domain-containing protein: MKNAALNPTSASDRIQSIDAMRGFALLGIFFVNMVDFHSPWMYVDKINYWGDQWNQLVMNLIDFFAQASFYPLFSFLFGYGFIILQNRVTSRGSRFLPIMLRRLLFLFIIGIFHFVAIWHGDILFTYSLCGLLLLFFIRMEGKRLLQIGLGLWLFYAVIFFLLLLPFSTADLTSHDPEAIRNSILVYGSGSYIEILNERVSDWYYVNGGVSGVFLLFSIFPYFLIGAAFAKEGWFNGHRNQLSLVKKLLVIGSVGFLVKLTPFVFESYAFSHLQDSLGGPLVSLFYMAAISLIYYSGRSLKALEWVGKMALTNYLMQSIVSTLIFYNYGLGFYGETEVSTGVLLLICIFLIQIGFSRVWLCKFKYGPIEWIWRMMTYQRRFPLKRNQKEGIVYENH, from the coding sequence ATGAAGAATGCAGCCCTAAATCCTACAAGTGCAAGTGATCGAATTCAATCTATTGATGCCATGCGTGGTTTTGCTTTGCTTGGTATTTTTTTTGTTAACATGGTCGATTTTCATTCTCCATGGATGTACGTTGATAAAATAAACTACTGGGGTGATCAATGGAATCAGCTTGTCATGAACCTCATTGATTTTTTTGCACAAGCCAGTTTCTACCCGTTGTTTTCTTTCTTGTTTGGGTATGGTTTTATTATTCTACAAAACCGAGTAACATCACGTGGCTCTAGATTTCTTCCTATAATGCTGAGACGCTTACTATTCCTATTTATCATTGGAATCTTTCATTTTGTTGCCATTTGGCATGGAGATATTCTATTTACGTATAGTCTATGTGGATTATTGCTACTTTTCTTTATCCGAATGGAAGGGAAACGACTATTGCAAATAGGTCTAGGATTATGGTTGTTTTATGCCGTCATATTCTTTCTCTTGTTGCTACCGTTTAGTACGGCTGACTTAACATCGCATGACCCAGAAGCCATAAGAAATTCGATTCTGGTGTATGGTTCGGGAAGCTATATTGAGATTTTAAATGAACGAGTAAGCGATTGGTATTATGTAAATGGAGGAGTAAGTGGCGTTTTTCTTTTATTTTCTATTTTTCCTTATTTTCTAATAGGGGCAGCTTTTGCGAAAGAAGGATGGTTCAATGGGCATCGCAATCAGCTATCATTAGTGAAAAAGTTACTAGTTATCGGCTCTGTAGGATTCTTGGTGAAGTTAACGCCTTTTGTTTTTGAATCTTACGCCTTTTCGCATCTTCAGGATAGTCTCGGTGGGCCACTCGTTTCACTCTTTTATATGGCAGCTATCTCCTTAATTTATTATTCAGGAAGAAGTCTTAAAGCGCTTGAATGGGTAGGGAAAATGGCTCTTACGAATTATTTAATGCAATCTATTGTTAGTACGCTTATTTTCTACAATTATGGATTGGGTTTTTATGGAGAAACAGAAGTAAGCACGGGAGTTCTTTTATTAATTTGCATTTTCCTTATACAAATCGGATTCAGTAGAGTCTGGCTATGTAAATTTAAGTATGGACCAATCGAATGGATTTGGAGAATGATGACTTATCAAAGGCGATTTCCGTTAAAACGTAATCAGAAAGAAGGAATTGTATATGAAAATCATTGA
- a CDS encoding response regulator: protein MKKILIVDDQYGIRVLLGELFKKEGYQTLQAANGLTAIELFKQECPDLVILDLKMPGMDGLEVFKALKKFDEKVQVIFMTAYGELQLVQEFMKLGAITHFAKPFDIEEVCRTVKRVSPLDEKEMARTK from the coding sequence ATGAAGAAGATATTAATTGTGGACGACCAGTATGGCATTCGAGTGTTATTAGGTGAACTATTTAAGAAAGAAGGGTATCAAACACTTCAAGCTGCAAACGGTTTGACGGCAATTGAGCTTTTTAAGCAGGAATGTCCTGATCTCGTAATCCTCGATTTGAAAATGCCCGGTATGGATGGATTAGAAGTATTTAAGGCGTTAAAGAAGTTTGATGAAAAAGTCCAGGTTATTTTTATGACTGCATACGGTGAATTACAGCTCGTGCAAGAATTTATGAAACTAGGAGCAATTACTCATTTTGCTAAACCATTTGATATAGAAGAAGTTTGCCGAACAGTAAAGCGCGTATCCCCGCTGGATGAAAAAGAAATGGCCCGTACGAAGTAA
- a CDS encoding DUF948 domain-containing protein encodes MEIILYVAVAIIAIVFAVLSVFLIKVLKSTEKTLSNTAEMIDSLQGQINGLSKETTMMLHKTNVLADEVQSKVGEFSPVFESVKETGASLQNLSRSFSKLSHSVEKGVESKQGKAAEAANWGSTALAMWEKYRFKKSNIQSVKEEG; translated from the coding sequence ATGGAAATTATTCTTTATGTAGCAGTAGCTATTATCGCAATCGTGTTCGCAGTATTAAGTGTATTTTTAATTAAAGTGTTAAAATCTACTGAAAAAACTCTTTCTAACACAGCAGAAATGATCGATTCTTTACAAGGGCAGATCAATGGATTATCGAAAGAAACCACAATGATGTTGCATAAAACAAACGTACTTGCTGATGAAGTTCAATCAAAGGTTGGTGAATTCTCACCAGTGTTTGAGTCAGTTAAAGAAACAGGAGCTTCTCTTCAAAATTTATCACGTTCTTTTTCTAAGCTAAGCCACTCTGTTGAAAAAGGTGTTGAGTCGAAGCAGGGAAAAGCTGCGGAGGCGGCGAATTGGGGAAGTACTGCTCTGGCAATGTGGGAAAAGTATCGATTTAAGAAATCAAACATTCAATCTGTTAAGGAGGAAGGATAA
- a CDS encoding DUF2254 domain-containing protein translates to MNYSKTSINLRNSFWFLPVVYGIVSIVVVALSTWIDIMYIAQLEGTIPKLFLATEKIAQALYAPLITAILTMTTISFSSIMVVLTTYSSQFSPRVLQDFISDRFTQHVLGVFVAGFIFALVNMLLLTGKDGRIILSPLLTVILAIACLLFFVLFIHHSATFVQVNNLIEKITRRSLYLVESKSELHEGETFEKWDRWEEKELKEEAGIPIYSKKMGYIQRIPYPKLVKLATEYESVLRLDADVGNYVQNGSRIATIWAKDASSISSSDILNIIAIGTERINDQDLEFSIQKLVDIALRAISPSVNDPHTAVNCTNRIGTILAKIGHTYEPKEAFFDDKRNLRVLTTPKPFFQYLYKAFYQIRHYGKDDVSMLNGILDALILTADGQRKEIKADVQRFHHYLLTSIDLDELPDLDREFLLNTSRVLDDTCK, encoded by the coding sequence ATGAATTATTCTAAGACATCGATTAATTTACGCAACAGCTTCTGGTTCCTTCCAGTCGTATATGGCATCGTATCTATCGTAGTTGTTGCTCTAAGTACTTGGATTGACATTATGTATATTGCGCAACTTGAAGGAACAATTCCTAAGCTATTTCTAGCTACGGAGAAAATCGCTCAGGCACTATATGCACCGTTAATTACGGCTATTTTAACGATGACAACCATTTCATTCTCATCTATTATGGTGGTGCTTACAACTTATTCTTCACAGTTTTCACCGAGGGTGTTACAAGATTTTATTTCTGATCGCTTCACACAGCACGTGCTAGGTGTTTTTGTGGCTGGATTTATTTTTGCTCTTGTGAATATGCTTTTATTAACTGGTAAGGACGGCCGGATTATCTTATCACCTCTTTTAACAGTCATCCTTGCAATTGCGTGCTTATTGTTCTTTGTATTATTTATTCATCATTCGGCTACTTTCGTACAGGTCAATAATTTGATTGAAAAAATCACACGCAGATCGCTATACCTTGTCGAAAGTAAAAGTGAATTACATGAAGGTGAAACCTTTGAGAAGTGGGATAGATGGGAAGAAAAAGAGTTAAAAGAAGAGGCAGGTATACCCATATATAGTAAGAAAATGGGCTACATTCAGCGAATACCCTACCCTAAACTAGTTAAATTGGCTACTGAATATGAAAGTGTACTAAGACTAGATGCAGATGTAGGAAACTATGTACAAAACGGATCTAGGATTGCCACGATCTGGGCTAAAGATGCTTCTTCGATTTCATCAAGTGATATATTAAATATCATTGCAATTGGAACAGAGAGAATAAATGACCAGGACTTAGAATTTTCAATTCAAAAACTAGTTGATATTGCTCTTAGGGCTATTTCTCCCTCTGTTAATGATCCTCACACAGCTGTGAACTGCACGAATCGAATTGGTACAATTCTCGCCAAAATTGGCCATACGTATGAACCTAAGGAAGCGTTTTTTGATGATAAGAGAAATTTACGTGTATTAACTACGCCTAAGCCTTTCTTTCAATATCTTTATAAGGCCTTTTATCAAATTCGACACTACGGTAAAGACGATGTATCCATGTTAAATGGTATACTTGATGCACTTATTTTAACCGCGGATGGTCAACGCAAAGAAATTAAAGCAGATGTTCAGCGATTCCATCACTACTTACTGACAAGTATTGATCTCGATGAACTTCCTGATCTTGATCGGGAGTTTCTATTAAATACTTCCCGGGTATTAGATGACACATGCAAATAG
- the proB gene encoding glutamate 5-kinase, with product MNLNDEKKRIVIKIGSSSLTSRLGDISRRKLERLVDDIVMLKDEGHEVLLVSSGAVAAGYRRLGCLERPTSLSEKQAAASIGQGLLMEAYSERFISHGYTASQILITRSDFSDRKRYNNARNTINVLLERGIVPIVNENDTVTVERLKFGDNDTLSAKVAALVSADQLIILSDIDGLYSEDPRKNPDAKLLEHVTEITPEIEESAGEPGSSVGTGGMRSKIDAVKIAMASGTPSFLGNATTKGIIYNAVHQTATGTYFTPEGQTELDNKKQWIAFNSGPEGEVIVTDKASSEISEHERSLQPVGVHYVHGHFKPGAVVKLTDMDGEEIGLGVTNYSSKHLKMIKGLPTEEISELIDISVKEAVHINDFVYHDQLAIPLGS from the coding sequence ATGAATCTAAACGACGAAAAGAAACGAATCGTAATTAAAATCGGAAGCAGCTCTTTAACGAGCAGACTCGGAGACATTAGCCGAAGAAAACTTGAACGACTAGTAGATGACATTGTAATGCTTAAAGATGAAGGACATGAAGTACTTCTTGTATCTTCTGGCGCAGTAGCTGCTGGATATCGCAGACTAGGATGCTTAGAACGTCCAACATCACTTTCAGAAAAACAGGCCGCTGCATCAATCGGTCAGGGACTGTTAATGGAAGCTTACTCAGAACGTTTCATATCTCACGGCTACACTGCTTCACAAATTCTGATTACGCGCAGTGACTTTTCTGATCGCAAAAGATACAACAACGCAAGAAACACTATTAATGTACTTTTAGAACGTGGAATCGTTCCAATTGTTAATGAGAATGATACTGTAACAGTTGAACGTCTAAAATTCGGAGATAATGATACCCTTTCAGCTAAAGTCGCTGCACTTGTGAGTGCCGACCAGCTTATTATTCTTTCTGATATAGATGGACTGTATAGTGAAGATCCGAGAAAGAACCCAGATGCTAAACTGTTAGAGCACGTAACTGAAATTACTCCAGAAATCGAAGAATCTGCCGGAGAACCTGGTAGCTCTGTCGGTACTGGTGGCATGAGATCGAAAATTGATGCAGTCAAGATTGCTATGGCATCAGGTACACCTTCTTTCCTTGGAAACGCAACAACTAAAGGAATTATTTATAATGCTGTGCATCAAACAGCAACTGGAACTTACTTTACCCCAGAAGGTCAAACCGAGCTTGATAACAAGAAACAATGGATAGCCTTCAATTCAGGTCCTGAAGGTGAAGTCATCGTGACAGATAAAGCAAGCTCTGAGATTTCTGAACATGAACGCAGTCTTCAACCTGTAGGCGTTCATTATGTACACGGGCACTTCAAGCCAGGGGCAGTTGTGAAACTGACAGACATGGATGGTGAAGAAATAGGTCTTGGTGTTACAAACTATTCTTCCAAGCATTTGAAAATGATTAAAGGACTTCCAACTGAAGAAATATCTGAGCTTATCGATATTTCAGTGAAAGAAGCAGTTCATATTAATGATTTTGTTTATCACGATCAGCTAGCTATTCCACTCGGTTCATAA
- a CDS encoding DEAD/DEAH box helicase: protein MTMFDQHPFLSENWQAAGFSNFSMVQEQAIPRILNGEDLLVEAPTGTGKTLAYLLPIMQMLDPDKKNTQAIILAPTRELAMQVFEVSQQFLKGSNMTAASMIGGAAIKRQLDKLKKHPQLIVGTPNRIAELIDMKKLKMNEVRTLVADEADQVLHPSTFEDVSYICQSALRDCQLLFFSATLSDKVLLQAKKLSDNPSVLSIKATAEDKKAIDHSYYVTNRREKPELLRKLARKDGVKALAFVNNSNYLSRLKDILATKKISFDVLDSSTNKTERKNVLNRFRNDQIQLLLTTDLAARGLDIDNITHVFHYDLSEDARTYLHRSGRTGRMGKEGSVVTLLLPGEEKYLEKITQKLDLELTRKNVPRPSTTKSRKRN from the coding sequence ATGACAATGTTTGATCAACACCCTTTTCTTTCTGAAAACTGGCAAGCTGCCGGCTTTAGTAATTTCTCAATGGTTCAAGAACAAGCCATTCCTCGGATCTTGAACGGAGAAGACTTACTAGTTGAAGCTCCAACCGGCACTGGAAAAACACTTGCTTATCTTTTACCGATTATGCAAATGCTTGATCCAGATAAAAAAAATACACAGGCTATTATTCTTGCTCCTACGCGAGAACTCGCCATGCAGGTTTTTGAAGTTTCTCAACAATTCCTAAAGGGCAGTAACATGACAGCTGCTTCAATGATTGGGGGAGCTGCTATTAAACGACAGTTAGACAAACTTAAGAAGCACCCCCAGCTCATTGTTGGTACACCCAATAGGATTGCCGAGCTAATTGATATGAAAAAATTGAAAATGAACGAAGTAAGAACCCTTGTAGCCGATGAAGCTGATCAAGTGCTACATCCGTCTACCTTTGAAGATGTCTCCTATATTTGTCAATCTGCGCTAAGAGATTGTCAGCTCCTTTTCTTCTCTGCCACGCTCAGTGATAAAGTGCTCTTGCAGGCAAAGAAACTATCTGATAATCCTTCCGTCTTAAGCATCAAGGCTACAGCAGAAGACAAAAAAGCGATTGACCACAGTTACTATGTAACAAATCGACGAGAGAAGCCAGAATTACTGCGGAAGCTAGCTCGTAAAGACGGTGTAAAAGCGCTAGCCTTTGTTAACAACAGTAACTACCTCTCTCGATTGAAAGACATTCTTGCAACTAAGAAAATTTCATTCGATGTATTAGATAGTTCGACAAATAAGACGGAAAGAAAGAATGTATTAAATCGTTTCCGTAATGACCAAATCCAATTGCTATTAACAACTGACCTTGCTGCAAGAGGACTAGACATCGATAATATTACTCATGTTTTCCACTATGATTTATCTGAAGATGCAAGAACATACCTGCATCGCTCAGGACGAACAGGACGCATGGGGAAAGAGGGTTCAGTTGTCACGCTATTGCTCCCTGGTGAAGAAAAGTATCTTGAGAAAATTACCCAAAAGCTAGATCTTGAACTCACTAGAAAGAACGTGCCAAGACCATCTACTACTAAATCTCGTAAGCGTAATTAA
- a CDS encoding TIGR00266 family protein → MNNHEIDFKLYGDDMQFVEVELDPGETVIAEAGSLMMMEDHIEMETIFGDGSGQQSGIMGKLFSAGKRVLTGESLFMTAFTNEGKEKKHVSFASPYPGKIIPMDLSEWDKKIICQKDAFLAAAKGVSVGIELQKKLGTGFFGGEGFIMQKLEGDGMAFVHAGGTIHKKELQMGETLRLDTGCLVAMTGEVDYNIEFVKGVKTALFGGEGLFFVTLKGPGTVWVQSLPFSRLASRVFAAMPQTPGGSKGEGSMARGLFDMFNGD, encoded by the coding sequence ATGAACAACCACGAAATAGATTTTAAACTATATGGGGATGATATGCAGTTTGTAGAAGTTGAACTTGATCCAGGGGAAACTGTTATTGCTGAAGCAGGGAGCCTTATGATGATGGAAGATCATATTGAAATGGAGACTATTTTTGGCGATGGAAGTGGTCAACAAAGCGGGATAATGGGGAAATTATTTAGTGCAGGTAAACGTGTTTTAACTGGCGAGAGTTTGTTTATGACGGCTTTTACAAATGAAGGAAAAGAGAAAAAGCATGTATCTTTTGCTTCACCTTATCCCGGAAAAATTATTCCCATGGATTTAAGTGAATGGGATAAGAAGATTATTTGTCAAAAGGATGCTTTTCTAGCTGCAGCAAAAGGCGTATCAGTAGGTATCGAGCTTCAGAAGAAATTAGGCACAGGTTTCTTTGGAGGAGAAGGGTTCATCATGCAGAAGCTAGAGGGAGATGGTATGGCTTTTGTCCATGCTGGAGGAACGATCCACAAAAAGGAGCTTCAAATGGGGGAAACGCTTCGTCTTGATACTGGTTGTTTAGTGGCGATGACTGGAGAGGTGGATTACAATATCGAGTTTGTTAAAGGAGTAAAGACAGCTTTATTTGGTGGGGAAGGGCTGTTTTTTGTAACGCTTAAAGGGCCTGGAACAGTATGGGTGCAGTCTCTTCCATTTAGTCGTCTTGCAAGCAGAGTATTTGCAGCTATGCCTCAAACGCCAGGTGGAAGTAAGGGCGAGGGAAGTATGGCAAGAGGTCTTTTCGATATGTTTAATGGGGATTAA
- a CDS encoding methyltransferase family protein, whose protein sequence is MSVIDVLFILLSVLWISEFIMKRGNKNTETSSSEKRSFVFILLAISGVIIGTLYFNGVGLFTFQNNIFTQVFGLFLYGSGIGLRYWGIQELGRFFSRNVVVESKVDLVSSGPYRLLRHPLYTGLLLIIIGFPLYIATWGGILLSILLIVPALLYRIRIEERMLYMSVGETYHEWGKDRYRILPFIY, encoded by the coding sequence ATGAGTGTAATTGATGTATTATTCATTCTGCTTTCGGTTTTATGGATAAGTGAATTTATCATGAAACGAGGAAATAAAAACACAGAAACCTCTTCTTCTGAGAAGCGGTCCTTTGTTTTTATTTTGTTAGCGATCTCTGGTGTGATTATAGGAACGCTCTATTTTAATGGGGTTGGTCTATTCACATTTCAAAACAACATATTTACTCAAGTTTTTGGGCTCTTTCTTTATGGAAGTGGGATTGGGTTAAGATATTGGGGCATCCAAGAACTAGGACGCTTTTTTTCTAGAAATGTAGTAGTAGAAAGCAAGGTAGATCTTGTTAGTTCTGGTCCCTATCGCTTATTACGCCATCCTCTATATACCGGACTACTCTTGATCATTATAGGATTTCCATTATACATAGCTACGTGGGGCGGCATTTTACTATCTATTCTACTCATTGTCCCGGCTCTCTTATACCGTATCCGGATTGAAGAAAGAATGCTCTATATGTCAGTTGGGGAAACTTATCACGAATGGGGGAAAGATAGATATAGGATTCTACCGTTCATTTATTAA
- a CDS encoding HD domain-containing protein, with the protein MKIIEKAVEIAALAHDGQYRKESTLPYLSHPITVGFYLMESGASEETIAAGILHDVIEDTSITYEMLKEEFGQVVANLVAACSEPDKQLEWEKRKEHTIEKVKQAPFSVKQITCADKLHNLTTIKKDYDQVGEQIWQRFNRGREKQKWYYESIYNSLLEGLSPHEAHFPLFSRLKTTIEEMF; encoded by the coding sequence ATGAAAATCATTGAGAAAGCAGTCGAAATAGCAGCATTGGCACATGATGGCCAATATAGGAAAGAGTCAACGCTCCCTTACCTTTCACACCCAATAACAGTTGGATTCTATTTAATGGAATCAGGAGCTTCTGAAGAAACGATTGCAGCAGGAATTCTTCACGATGTGATAGAGGATACGTCAATTACTTATGAAATGTTGAAAGAAGAGTTTGGTCAAGTTGTGGCGAATTTAGTAGCGGCGTGTTCTGAACCTGATAAGCAATTAGAATGGGAAAAAAGAAAAGAACATACGATTGAAAAGGTGAAGCAGGCGCCATTTTCAGTAAAACAAATTACTTGTGCTGATAAACTTCACAACTTAACGACAATCAAAAAAGATTATGATCAAGTAGGAGAACAAATTTGGCAGAGGTTTAACCGTGGTCGAGAAAAGCAAAAGTGGTATTATGAGTCGATTTACAATAGTTTACTAGAAGGACTCTCACCTCATGAGGCTCACTTTCCTTTGTTTAGTAGGCTAAAAACAACGATTGAAGAAATGTTTTAG